DNA sequence from the Cucumis melo cultivar AY chromosome 6, USDA_Cmelo_AY_1.0, whole genome shotgun sequence genome:
ttgaacaattggtttaaggtccaacctataaaccagaatccttctcgagccaatgagaaggtggggtcccttgttcaagacttggattcagtccttaaggaaacaacctatctactatctcagaagtgggtaggagtgaattccatcttgcaccctatgtccttagctatccactcggtcttacccctgaaatatgaggcttattaggccagctatgttgagttgccctcacctatgcagatctaaggatactaccgaatgaatagaagttcatagttacctcaggattaagatcaagttacctacgtcatcataattgaaatagtcagtttatagtttatactTCATGGTTCctgtcttatgcaaaccatttacataggatgcccccactcccatgtctctacatgaacgattcagaattacatcgtttgtactaactacggagcgggccgcatccatagtgtttatccagaataaggcgcccaaccttattcatacactatagaccatttgggctattaacttgaacttaatccatgtttatgtcttaacataaagttcaagtatatatgacaaactagcaaatagcctcaggaccttaaatttattggttttaagattatagcattcaataataaattttactgaattaaataacaaagtatgagttttaggacacaaattccaacataaACCATGTTCCGTTACATTGTTACATTAAATGTATTCACAGTCTGAGTTTAATTTGTGCTCGTTACAATATATTTTTAGTGTTAATCAATTAAATGTAATAGATATATGTGTGGTTACtgataatttttttcaaatcaaTGTTAGGACTCAGTCTACTTAATGTGTTCTGAAAGAGGAAACGAGTCTTTAAAAATCAATCTACACATTAAGAGCATAGTAGTAGACaaaattaaggaaaatcttGGAGATAGGCTGATTAATAGGTTTAGGGAGGGCATATTTGGCACTTTCTAAACCTCTCCATAACAAACCAATCCTCCCAATTGTTGTTGCAACTTATTCAGCGAATGTGCAAACCCAAATCGACTAGTCAGCTTCAATTTCTAATAGGAGGAAGAGTTCTTAGGTTTGGATTGAGAGAATTTGCGCTTATAACTGGCCTAAAATGCCATGAGATTTCTTATATTAACCATGAGGATATAAAGGGTGGTGGACGGCTAAAAGGggtatattttgaaaatcttaaaaCCGTGACGAGGCGGTACTTGAACGTTATGTTCAATATAAGTACTGCTGGAACTGATGATGATAGGATAAAAATAGCCAAACTGTACTTTCTGGAGAGTTTTTTGATCCCTAAGCAAGAATTTCTAAGTGTAGATTGGGATCATATCATTATGGTAGATGATGATAAAGTATTTGATGGGTACTCGTGGGATAGAGTTGCTTTTGAACTCTTAGTGGACTTCATGAATACGGCCATTTGTAGCAAGGGGCAAATGGGTATTTCGATTGGGGGGGTTTATTTTTCCCATTCTTGTTTGGGCTTACGAGGTAATCCCAACATTAAGTACTCCGCCCAACTTCTTTGCAACAAGGATTTTCAATGAAGTCCCTAGGATTATAAATTAGGCAGTTGACACACAGCCCAAATGGAAGGACTTAAAACAGAAAGTGTTCGATTCACCAACGGTATGTAAATCTCGTAATTTGTAGTAATTCATATATTcataatagttttgtttataGAGTAATTTGTTCATTTTTGAAACAGCTTGAAGTGTCTCCAATGCTCGCAACCCCAACTAAAATGGGAATGCGATTCTTTGCACCATTCATCGAGACAGAAAAAGACATACTCAAAGAAGCAGAAGATGAGCTTCGAAAGACCAAGAATTCTGACCACATAGCCCATGTTTTGCTGAATAGAGGCATGCCGTCTACAAGTGAGATTAATGTCCTGAGGAAAATGGTAGAGAAGATTGAGAATAACCAACAGAGGATGGAGACAAGTGTGGAAGGTATTCTTGAGTTTCTTAGATGTGTggagttgaaaatgaataattGGTTTGAAGAACTAGGACAGAAGATGAATGGAATAATGGAAGCAATAAGGAGCCAACAATGTAGTTCTTCGAGTGGCCAATACACCCATGAATTTATGGTAAGCATGTTGTGTAGACTTTAATAATCTGTGTGCGTGTAATAGAATCTTAACAAATACAGTGTATCTGGTTTGTATTTGTTGCGCAGGGAACAAGGGCGTTTGAACAACACCTTGACAAGGTGGAGGAGGaccaagaagaagatgatgttgaAGATTTGAACTTGGATTCAAGCAATCGAACGGTGCTTGGAAAAAGGGATGACGGAAGATAAAGACGGAAAAGGGCTTATGGATGAAAGTCGAGCAGAAAGTTCGAGAGGGCAAGATGATGGTCAATCTAAAGTGGCAAAATCAGAGACACCACCAACAGCTGGAGATAAAGATTCTTCGTCGTATAaggtaaaaaaaatcaaaatgttgaagATGTGTATAATACATATTATAGACTAATATGTACATACTTGTAATAGACCACGAAGGAAACAAATGAGGAGATAAACAGGCTGATACGGTCAATCGATGAAAGTGTTATATATGACaagatcaagaaaaaagaatagaggagAAGAACTGTATAGTTGTCGATCTATGTTTATTATACTAAATGATTGTTAGTTTAATGACTATAATATAAACTACATTGAATTTGTACCTTTAACTGTGGTAGTAGGCTGACTGTTAGTTTAAGTGTGTGGCAATCGATGATATGAATGTTTTTTTGGGTTATCGACAAGTTGCCACTGTTTTTTGTAATGAATGCTGGTAATTACTATGTATATTTTATTACGGTGTTATTCTGGGTAATTATCATTATGGATATCATTGAATATCATTTATCATTATGAATATTATTGAATGGCTTGTTGTGAAACATTTAACATTATGAGGATCAGTTAATGGATGGACAGGTATAATATTGAATGAGTGTATGACTATTGTATTTAGGCAATTGAGATAACAATTAGGTTGTATCTGAAATGTGGCCTATAAGGATGTGAATGGCTGTAAGTATGGTTTGACTACCTATTCCTTAGAAACTTTGTGAACTGTTGTATATGAATGATATCTTTAATTAATACCTGAGAAATATTAAAGAATGCACAGGGTCAATGTTCATTAAATTCAACCCCAAGAATGTTGAGGAATGTGCAACCAACATTTggcaaaattaaacatagaccACAGATGGCCAAGGTGATAACATATCTAGTATAAATCTTggttcaacatttcaaaaatggTAATAACATACTTAATATAGAGTCTTGTTTGCCAATAACTTGTAGATTATAGGCAAAATGCCGAGTAATGATAGGCTTTCAAATATGATGAAAAATAGAGCAGCAACGAGGATTGTTCTAAAACATGTAAGCATATGATCTAGTTTATATGTAATTTATAACTTGTTATCCTATTCATggactttcttttttttttttagctgaACAACACAAAGGAAGGGTTGGGAATGAAAAGATCAAATGCTAAAGAGTATCTATTACACCAGTTTCAACAGGAATATGGATAGATGCTTTAAGAGGAAAAGTAGTTGCACCAAGGAAGGATAAAGAGAATCATCCTTAGAATGGCTATCGTTTGATCTGCATTTAAGTCAAGCTTGATATATTCATTTTATGATTTTTTGTTAGGGGTTTAGAATATATTGGAGTATTCGTTGTTTTTGTTGaagtaaaatatttgtttttacaAAACTTATAAATTCATGCTTATTTGATAATTGTTACGTAAGTTGAAATACATTGGATTTTGAACATAACTGTAGTTGAATTTAAAACATATCAATACAATGTAATGTATTTAGTCAACATACCTAAGAAATACTTTGTATTTAAATGAACAAAAGACCAATCTTATTTGAACGAATCATTCAACCCACTTGATAAGAAAATACAACTATGAATATAGACAATTAGAAAGGAAATATAAACTAATTATCCCTTTTACTTCTTAAACATGACAATTACTAAATGGGTTCTTTACAAGACCTGCAATTGTGACCTTTTTTACCACACCTGTTGCAATGAACAATGGCTTTCTTCTCTAAAAATGAAGCAAACCTCTTCTTTTTTGGTCTTCCGGCTGGACGCTTAACCTGCGGTGGAAGTATTCCATCATTGCCACCTTGGTGCGTATTCCTAATTTGGTTTACACTACCAATAGGACGCGTCCCCTTCTTGTACATGTTTATCAAATTTGAGACATAGTCGAACTTATCAGTGTACAAATGGAGATTAAGATTCCTTGTGGACAATGCTATACATGCATGTGAACAAGGGATCAAATCAAGGTCCCACTGACGACATGAACATGTCCGATTTAAAATGTTGACGAAAAATTGTTCCTTACGATGGTGGACTTCAAATTCATGTTGGTCTACAGGATATATCTGACAAAACAGTACAACAaatatcatttacaaaaaagGTAATTCACTACACATTTATTGCATTTATTGAATATTAAATAACTTACATTCATTGAGCGACTCTCCCTTAAGGATTCTCGAATCATATCTTTTGCATATATTGAAAGTTGTGTGCGTTGGAAACTCTATGTGGTACGACGTTTGTAGAACCATTTTTAAACCAAACTACGGATTGATTCTAGAAGTCCAATTACAGGCAATTCTCGTTGTTCTTTCAAGGTAGAGTTCATACTTTCAAAGATGTTGGTTGTAATAACCTGGTATCTTTTTCTCCTAAAAAATGCCCTAGCCCATCTGTGTCTTCCCACTGCTTCCAACTCATGCCTCATTGATGGAGATAGTTGTTCGAGTTGCCTCATGTAGTACTCAAATTCCAGTGGTGTATAAGCTCTAACACATTTATTGAATGAGTCCTCCATGGGAAGTGATTTATGGTTCTTTTTCAAGTTCTTCAACAAATGGAATGCACATAATCCATGTTCAGCTATTCCATAAACGGCATTAAACCCATTTTCTATACTTTTGTGAGCATCAGACACAATTACCATTTCATTATGTTCCCCAAAAACAGCCTTAAGGTTTCGAAAAACCATGACCATGACAAATCATTCTCTGAATCAACGACAACAAAAGCTAGTGTCACAATTTGAGAGTTCCCATCAATAGTACAAGCAGAGATGAGGGTACCAAGATATTTGTTCTTCATGGTTGCACCATCAACGGAAATAACTGGTACGCAGTAGTTTCATGCATTAATTGAAGCAGCCAGTGCCATGAAATAGAATTTAAACCGACCTTCATCATCTGTTTCTTCAGCCGTATATGTACCTAAAAATAGTCAAATAAAGTAGTTTAAAATTACATTGTATTTCTAGATTGATCGTGTGGTATTTGTTAAAATACAAggtatttgtcattttttataCCTAGGTTGTTTCGGATCAATGCATCCAAAAAGGTAGACAGCATGGCATACGAGTCCTCCGAAGTACCCCTAATGGAATTCAAAGCAATTTCATATCCTCTCCAAGCTTTATTACTTACGTTCACTCCGTGGTGAATCttcatataatttataacatCCGAAGGACGACATGGAGCCTTGTCattcatttttaatattaatttcataCGCTCAGATACAATCTAGGATGTTGCTTGTTTATGGTCATTATTCACGACATCAACAGAACACTGATGTGTATCAGTGAATTTACGAACTATCcaaatatcaattttttaaatacCGAAGCATGTAGATACCAGAGGCAAGATGGATCCTTACATTTAATGTTGAATGATGTACGATTGGACCTAAGAGTAACTAATTCAAAGCGAGCATATAAATAGCTTTTTTCAAAACTGATTTTTGCCTAAACATTGATCCAACTCTAATGGGTATATCAGTATGTGATGATTCAAATGCATTAAGATCAATAATTACATTTTCAATATGCGAGTCTTCGGTTCTAGGTAGTTCACTGCTCAAATACGGGGTATTTCCAATATCCGTAGCAGGTACGGTTTCAACGACAACAAGTAGATCATTGTCGGGGAATTTCGATATGACTAACATAATCCAAGACACATCCTTATCATCAACAATTCGAATGAGGTTCGAATTGTTGCAATCTTTCCAGTAAACGGTCAACCTAGAGACAGAAACTTCTGAATTTGGAAAAAGTCTACGTTGGatacaatttgcaaattcttgaaacgacgatgaaactggaacatatacatcaaggaggcgatagtcaatatatcggcaggactcaatccatctaccatcgaatacggtcttcactcgttgtaaagccatagaaaaaattcaaagggaacACGTTTATCGAATACAGTTTTCATTGGTAGATTGTATATAGGAGGGATGagtattaaattaaattattgtttcatatattatacgggtacctgtttcatttgtagcgatcacgttttaatttgatgtagTGGTCGTATATTacgaaaatatggtagactagggcgaagaaataaaatgtatatagcataatcttgtgaatataatgttgggaaggcaagattagttatttttctaaagtaatttagacaataaagatgttaaaatttcaaaaagaatatcCTTTGCTCCGTTCTtcattgaaatttatgttttaatggccatgaacgttgcggtgaattttgtattttcgtaatatattcaaatttgagaTTGTCTTTCGGTGAATCTTGTattttcgtttcccttaattccggttggttggcaaaattaaagataaatcacattttatttggcatgattttaggaatAGTTGGTTgggatttgaatctaaacttaagtatttccattatatttgccataattttagggaatggttggaatttgaatttaaattttacaaatttgaattttgaatcttttaaatgattttccgttactttttttaatgtttttgttaatagttaattattgcattatgtttatcattattttagaaaatattcattgcattaaaattttagaacatattcattgcgttaatagctaaagtttgaatatataattattgaagggaaaaatcggaataattaggggatattgtaaccaattgaatatgtttagggatatttgaaagaatataataattttttgatttgttaataattatcataagtgagtgTGTTTATAGATACACTGTAATCAGATATgtgatgttttatttgatttcCCGATTTCCTTAAATATATTGTATTTGATTctggacagttctcatccgttTAGGGGATTTTCGGATGAAACTATTTCAGGCAGTTAGTTTTaccataaattaaaaaaagtaacagtttgctatttttctaattttcattcCTATATTTTTCATTTCCACGGATTCCCCATATAAAGACAATCTAGTGAAATATTTATGGCCAGTCTCCCGTAAAGTTAGAAAATATTCAAGgtctgcccttccatctttttctcctcttccatttttttattgtctttctttgtagtcttctttttttaggtgcgatttcttccatttttttttatttttggatttgggtaaccaaatttctttctttctatctgactttattgtttttttttcttttttagatgtgtgcatgtctttcttcctctttatttttttctttttttttttcattcactacCTAGATCgtattgtctttcttttttttacgttcaggttaggtaaccaaatctgatggtgtataagaatcttgaaGAAATTGGTTAGgcaaaaactaaaatattctGTATAAAGAATAtcgaaaaaaatcgtttataccaaattttggaaaaaaaaagtttagatttCGGGCAGCAAAATCTAAAgcgtagccaaatctaaaagatcatataaaaaaaatcgtttagatttgtaacccaaatctaaactatcatgtagccaaatctacaagtttttgaaaaaaatggtttcgatttggagtagccaaatttaaTCTATCCTCTAGCTAAATCTAAattatataattgaaaaaacaaatctaccaaataccaaataatagtcaaatcttgatcgtgtactaaatgcgttaccaaatatatta
Encoded proteins:
- the LOC103496884 gene encoding uncharacterized protein LOC103496884, with amino-acid sequence MVMVFRNLKAVFGEHNEMVIVSDAHKSIENGFNAVYGIAEHGLCAFHLLKNLKKNHKSLPMEDSFNKCVRAYTPLEFEYYMRQLEQLSPSMRHELEAVGRHRWARAFFRRKRYQIYPVDQHEFEVHHRKEQFFVNILNRTCSCRQWDLDLIPCSHACIALSTRNLNLHLYTDKFDYVSNLINMYKKGTRPIGSVNQIRNTHQGGNDGILPPQVKRPAGRPKKKRFASFLEKKAIVHCNRCGKKGHNCRSCKEPI